In one Pseudoalteromonas rubra genomic region, the following are encoded:
- the flhA gene encoding flagellar biosynthesis protein FlhA — translation MDFKAVLQQVNRDKKEYAKGVGTPVLVLAALGMVVLPMPPFLLDILFSFNIALALVVLLVTVYTMKPLEFGMFPSVLLIATILRLALNVASTRVVLLEGHNGGDAAGKVIEAFGSVVIGGNYAVGLVVFLILIIINFVVITKGAGRISEVSARFTLDAMPGKQMAIDADLNAGFISADEARTRREEVTREADFYGSMDGASKFVKGDAIAGIVILAINIIGGLFVGMVQHDLSFGRAMEVYTLLTIGDGLVAQLPSLLLSIGTAIVVTRQNESHNMGEQMTQQLGNEKSLSIAAGILIVMGLVPGMPHVAFLGLGALIGYLAYYSHQQKIKAQEQEAEESKGGAVASQQQEQKELGWDDVQPVDVIGLEVGYRLIPLVDQSQGGELLNRIKGVRKKLSQELGFLVPPVHIRDNLELDPNAYRITLMGVGSGDGELKHGDELAINPGQVFGPINGVATKDPAFGLEAVWIKPEQKDEAHSLGYTVVDAATVVATHISQLLTNNASLLLGHEEVQNLLDMLAKSHPRLVEGLVPDILPLTTIVKVLQNLLNEGVAIRDMRSIVQTLVEYGPRSQDPDVLTAAVRISLRRLIVQDAVGGAEEIPVITLAPELEQMLHKSLQNAGDEGAGIEPGLAERLQGSLREAHQTQEMLGEPSILLTSGMLRSVLSRFVKHTIPGLRVMSYQEVPDERQIKIVSSVGQ, via the coding sequence ATGGATTTTAAAGCGGTTTTACAGCAGGTTAATCGAGATAAAAAAGAATATGCCAAAGGGGTCGGTACACCGGTACTGGTCCTGGCTGCATTGGGCATGGTGGTCCTGCCTATGCCGCCATTTTTGCTCGATATCTTATTCTCATTCAATATCGCACTGGCCCTGGTGGTTCTGCTGGTGACGGTTTACACCATGAAGCCGCTTGAATTCGGTATGTTTCCATCTGTGCTGCTGATTGCGACCATTTTGCGACTGGCACTGAACGTTGCCAGTACCCGGGTGGTTTTGTTGGAGGGTCATAACGGCGGTGACGCAGCCGGTAAAGTGATCGAAGCATTCGGTTCCGTTGTGATTGGCGGTAACTATGCGGTTGGTCTGGTGGTCTTCCTGATCCTAATCATCATTAACTTTGTGGTTATCACCAAAGGTGCTGGCCGTATCTCTGAAGTATCTGCACGTTTTACCCTGGATGCAATGCCGGGTAAACAGATGGCGATTGACGCAGATTTGAATGCCGGATTTATCTCCGCAGACGAAGCCAGAACCAGACGTGAAGAAGTAACCCGCGAGGCCGACTTCTATGGTTCGATGGATGGTGCCAGTAAATTCGTAAAAGGGGACGCCATCGCAGGCATCGTTATCCTGGCAATTAACATCATTGGCGGCTTGTTTGTCGGCATGGTGCAGCATGATCTGTCATTTGGCCGAGCTATGGAAGTGTACACCCTTTTGACCATAGGTGACGGCCTGGTCGCCCAGCTTCCTTCACTGTTACTGTCGATTGGTACTGCGATTGTGGTGACGCGTCAGAATGAATCGCACAACATGGGTGAGCAAATGACACAGCAGCTGGGCAATGAGAAATCTTTGTCTATCGCTGCGGGGATCCTGATTGTTATGGGACTCGTACCTGGCATGCCTCATGTTGCCTTCCTCGGTCTGGGTGCCCTGATCGGATATCTGGCTTATTACTCGCATCAACAAAAAATTAAAGCACAAGAGCAGGAAGCTGAAGAATCAAAAGGTGGCGCGGTTGCCTCTCAGCAGCAAGAACAAAAAGAGCTGGGTTGGGATGATGTACAGCCGGTCGATGTGATTGGTCTCGAAGTGGGCTATCGCCTGATCCCGCTGGTTGATCAGTCGCAAGGTGGTGAGCTGTTAAACCGCATCAAAGGGGTACGTAAAAAGCTATCTCAGGAACTGGGCTTTTTGGTTCCGCCTGTCCACATCCGCGATAACCTGGAGCTGGACCCAAATGCATATCGTATCACTTTAATGGGGGTAGGATCCGGTGATGGTGAACTGAAGCATGGTGATGAGCTGGCCATCAACCCAGGTCAGGTGTTTGGTCCAATTAATGGTGTGGCGACCAAAGATCCTGCGTTTGGCCTGGAAGCGGTATGGATCAAACCAGAGCAAAAAGATGAAGCACATTCTTTGGGCTACACAGTGGTGGACGCAGCGACGGTCGTGGCGACACATATCAGTCAGCTGTTGACCAATAACGCGTCTCTACTGCTGGGGCATGAAGAGGTACAGAATCTGCTTGATATGCTGGCTAAGAGTCACCCTCGTCTGGTTGAAGGTCTGGTACCAGATATCCTGCCACTCACTACGATTGTGAAAGTACTGCAAAACTTGCTGAATGAAGGTGTTGCAATTCGTGACATGCGCTCTATTGTTCAGACCCTGGTTGAGTACGGCCCACGCAGTCAGGACCCGGATGTACTGACGGCTGCAGTACGTATTTCACTGCGTCGACTGATCGTTCAGGATGCGGTAGGTGGGGCTGAAGAAATCCCTGTCATAACATTGGCGCCTGAGTTGGAACAGATGTTGCATAAGTCTCTACAGAACGCAGGTGATGAGGGGGCAGGCATAGAGCCAGGCCTTGCAGAGCGGCTTCAAGGTTCATTAAGAGAAGCCCATCAAACGCAAGAAATGCTCGGCGAGCCGTCCATCTTATTAACCTCAGGTATGTTAAGAAGTGTGCTATCAAGATTTGTAAAACACACCATACCGGGACTGAGAGTGATGTCATATCAAGAAGTACCGGATGAGAGGCAAATCAAGATAGTGAGCTCAGTTGGACAGTAG
- the flhB gene encoding flagellar biosynthesis protein FlhB translates to MAEDSGQERTEEPTDKKISDARKKGQVARSKELGTTFVLIFSAVSLLLYGPDIAKGLYNMMGRMFTLNRNETYDTTKMFSVWGDAFSEIIFPLSMFVLIIMVAGIIGNTLLGGFNFSWQAAAPKPSKMSPMKGIKRMFGPQAAVELVKSILKFVLVAGFAILLIKVFFYEILHLSIEQIPGSIMHSLEILAWMFLALSCTMIIISAIDAPYQSYNHHKQLKMTLQEVKDEYKNSEGDPQIKARIRRTQREMSQRRMMQEVPDADVVVTNPTHYSVALKYDTEKAGAPMVIAKGVDELAMQIRKIAKGNEVPIVESPVLTRSLYHTTEVGDQIPQKLFTAVAQVLAYVFQLKKFNKGRGKRPVELKKDLPIPDELKH, encoded by the coding sequence ATGGCGGAAGATTCTGGTCAGGAACGTACGGAAGAACCCACAGACAAGAAAATATCGGATGCCCGTAAGAAAGGCCAGGTTGCCCGTTCAAAGGAGTTGGGTACAACATTTGTGCTCATATTTTCTGCCGTTTCATTGCTGCTATACGGCCCGGATATTGCCAAGGGGTTGTATAACATGATGGGTCGAATGTTTACGCTGAATCGCAATGAAACTTATGACACCACCAAAATGTTTTCTGTCTGGGGGGATGCATTTTCTGAAATCATTTTTCCGCTGAGTATGTTTGTGTTGATCATTATGGTTGCGGGGATCATTGGTAATACTCTGTTAGGCGGCTTTAACTTTAGCTGGCAAGCCGCGGCACCCAAGCCAAGTAAAATGTCCCCAATGAAAGGCATCAAACGGATGTTTGGGCCTCAGGCCGCGGTGGAATTGGTCAAATCGATCCTCAAGTTTGTACTGGTGGCCGGGTTTGCGATATTGCTTATTAAGGTATTCTTTTACGAAATACTGCATCTCAGTATCGAGCAAATCCCGGGCAGCATTATGCACTCCCTGGAAATTCTGGCCTGGATGTTTCTGGCGCTGAGTTGCACCATGATCATTATCTCGGCCATTGATGCGCCATATCAGAGTTACAATCACCACAAACAGCTTAAGATGACGCTGCAAGAGGTCAAAGATGAGTATAAAAACTCGGAAGGTGATCCTCAGATCAAAGCCCGTATTCGGCGCACACAGCGTGAAATGTCACAACGGCGGATGATGCAGGAAGTGCCTGATGCCGATGTGGTGGTCACCAACCCGACACACTACTCTGTGGCGCTAAAATACGACACAGAAAAAGCGGGCGCGCCCATGGTGATCGCCAAAGGCGTTGATGAATTGGCTATGCAGATCCGTAAAATTGCCAAAGGGAACGAAGTCCCCATTGTTGAATCACCTGTTTTAACCCGCTCTTTGTATCATACAACTGAAGTGGGCGACCAAATCCCACAAAAACTATTCACCGCCGTGGCCCAGGTGCTGGCCTACGTGTTTCAATTGAAGAAATTTAACAAGGGTCGTGGTAAGCGCCCGGTTGAATTAAAGAAAGACCTGCCCATTCCGGATGAACTGAAACACTAG
- the fliR gene encoding flagellar biosynthetic protein FliR, whose product MEYPFELIIQALSDYMLPFIRISSMIMIMAGLGAQSVPTRIKLAMSVVVTVAVVPAIPQTQFTDLFSFAMVLVVMHEIIIGVSIGFASILLLNTFIVAGQILAMQTGLGFASVVDPANGLSVPAVGQFYLILATLLFFVFNGHLMMIKMVVYSFQSWPIDGSWWVVDNYWQIVTWGSWLFATALALSLAPLTAMLLINLSFGIMTRAAPQMNIFSVGFAFTMVSGLLIIWATMGNFVIQYEFQWLKMTELMCNLIGCTV is encoded by the coding sequence ATGGAGTACCCCTTCGAACTCATTATTCAGGCGCTCAGTGACTATATGTTGCCGTTTATCAGGATCAGCTCGATGATTATGATAATGGCAGGTTTAGGGGCACAGAGTGTCCCAACCCGTATTAAGCTTGCTATGTCAGTAGTTGTGACTGTAGCGGTTGTTCCGGCTATCCCTCAGACCCAGTTCACCGACTTATTTTCTTTCGCTATGGTACTGGTGGTGATGCATGAAATTATAATCGGGGTCTCAATCGGGTTTGCTTCTATTCTGCTGCTAAATACGTTTATTGTCGCGGGTCAGATTCTGGCAATGCAAACGGGGCTAGGGTTTGCCTCCGTGGTCGATCCGGCCAATGGCTTGAGTGTACCGGCCGTCGGTCAGTTTTATCTGATCTTGGCGACATTGTTGTTTTTTGTTTTTAATGGTCACCTGATGATGATCAAGATGGTGGTGTATAGTTTTCAGAGCTGGCCCATTGATGGCAGCTGGTGGGTGGTTGATAATTATTGGCAGATTGTGACCTGGGGCAGCTGGCTGTTTGCGACTGCGTTGGCATTATCTCTGGCACCGCTCACCGCCATGCTGTTGATCAACCTATCATTCGGCATCATGACGCGTGCTGCACCGCAGATGAACATTTTCTCTGTGGGGTTTGCCTTTACCATGGTATCGGGTTTGTTGATCATCTGGGCAACGATGGGGAACTTTGTGATCCAATACGAGTTTCAGTGGCTGAAAATGACAGAATTAATGTGTAACCTGATTGGTTGCACGGTGTAA
- the fliQ gene encoding flagellar biosynthesis protein FliQ, whose amino-acid sequence MEPEVFVDILSDSLFIVIKLVTAIVLPGLMIGLVVAVFQAATSINEQTLSFLPRLIVTIVALIFGGHWMTQVLMDFFNQLVLQIPEIAG is encoded by the coding sequence ATGGAACCAGAAGTTTTTGTCGATATTCTGAGTGATTCGCTTTTTATTGTTATTAAACTGGTGACCGCCATTGTACTGCCAGGCCTGATGATAGGTCTGGTTGTGGCGGTGTTCCAGGCGGCAACCTCGATCAACGAACAAACCTTAAGCTTTCTGCCCAGACTTATCGTCACCATTGTGGCCCTGATTTTCGGTGGCCACTGGATGACTCAGGTGCTGATGGATTTTTTCAACCAGTTGGTGCTTCAGATCCCCGAAATCGCAGGGTAA
- the fliP gene encoding flagellar type III secretion system pore protein FliP (The bacterial flagellar biogenesis protein FliP forms a type III secretion system (T3SS)-type pore required for flagellar assembly.) yields MIRFLLLITVLCFAPGALADGIEALSVTTNPDGSQEYSVTLQVLAIMTALSFIPAAVIMMTSFTRIIVVLAILRQAIGLQQSPSNQVLVGMSLFLTFFIMAPIFNQINDRAVQPYLNEELTSIQALEQAKEPIKAFMLSQTRIKDLETFAKIAGYDKLDSPEDTPFVVIIPAFVTSELQTAFIIGFMFFIPFLIVDLVVASVLMAMGMMMLSPMIVALPFKIMLFVLVDGWSLIMGTLARSFGLGV; encoded by the coding sequence ATGATCCGATTTTTACTCCTTATCACAGTGTTGTGCTTTGCTCCGGGTGCTTTAGCTGACGGCATTGAGGCACTGAGTGTGACAACCAATCCGGACGGCTCTCAGGAATATTCAGTCACGCTGCAAGTGCTGGCCATAATGACGGCGCTGAGTTTTATCCCTGCTGCTGTGATTATGATGACCTCTTTTACCCGTATTATCGTGGTACTGGCGATCCTGCGTCAGGCGATTGGCTTGCAGCAATCGCCGTCTAACCAGGTATTGGTGGGGATGTCTTTGTTCCTGACCTTTTTTATTATGGCTCCTATCTTTAACCAGATTAATGATCGTGCGGTGCAGCCTTATTTAAATGAAGAGTTGACGTCAATTCAGGCGCTTGAGCAAGCTAAGGAACCGATCAAAGCGTTTATGTTATCGCAAACGCGGATAAAGGATTTAGAAACATTCGCGAAAATAGCAGGTTACGATAAACTGGATAGCCCTGAGGATACCCCGTTTGTGGTCATTATTCCGGCGTTTGTGACCAGTGAACTGCAAACCGCCTTCATCATTGGCTTTATGTTTTTCATCCCTTTCCTGATCGTGGATCTGGTGGTTGCCAGTGTACTGATGGCGATGGGTATGATGATGCTATCACCTATGATAGTGGCCTTGCCTTTTAAGATTATGTTGTTTGTGCTGGTCGATGGCTGGTCTCTGATCATGGGTACCCTGGCTCGCAGCTTTGGCTTAGGAGTGTGA
- the fliO gene encoding flagellar biosynthetic protein FliO: MSALIFSSVAAVQPPGGLSSELLSMGLSLAFVVIAIIGLALLVKRFNPNLGNSQDFKVIRSLPLGSKERLLIIEIDNKQHLLGVTPHSINYLYQLESPLEVTPTAPFAQELSRLMSGANNNKK, encoded by the coding sequence ATGAGTGCTTTGATATTCTCCAGCGTGGCTGCAGTGCAGCCACCAGGCGGCCTCAGCAGTGAATTACTGTCAATGGGCCTGTCATTAGCGTTTGTGGTGATAGCAATCATTGGTCTGGCCCTGCTGGTGAAACGTTTTAACCCCAATCTGGGTAACAGCCAGGATTTTAAAGTGATCCGCAGTCTGCCGCTTGGCAGCAAAGAGCGATTACTGATCATTGAAATAGACAATAAACAACACTTGTTGGGCGTAACACCACACAGTATCAATTATTTATATCAGTTAGAGTCGCCCTTAGAAGTGACACCCACAGCCCCGTTTGCTCAAGAACTCAGCCGCTTAATGTCTGGCGCAAATAACAATAAGAAATGA
- the fliN gene encoding flagellar motor switch protein FliN, which yields MSDDQDTMDEWAAALAEAEEADQDGAEAEVAELEELQDSGASLSADEKRKLDTILDIPVTISMEVGRSKINIRNLLQLNQGSVVELDRVAGEPLDVLVNGTLIAHGEVVVVNDKFGIRLTDVISQVERIKKLR from the coding sequence ATGAGTGATGATCAAGATACAATGGACGAATGGGCGGCTGCACTCGCAGAGGCCGAGGAAGCTGACCAGGACGGTGCTGAAGCCGAAGTTGCTGAACTGGAAGAGTTGCAAGACAGCGGCGCTTCTCTGAGCGCTGATGAAAAGCGTAAACTCGATACGATTTTAGACATCCCGGTCACCATTTCGATGGAAGTTGGGCGCTCTAAGATCAACATACGGAACTTACTTCAGTTGAACCAGGGTTCTGTTGTTGAACTGGACCGAGTGGCCGGTGAGCCGCTGGATGTGCTGGTCAATGGCACCCTGATTGCGCATGGCGAGGTGGTTGTTGTTAACGATAAGTTCGGTATTCGCCTGACTGACGTTATCAGCCAGGTTGAACGTATTAAAAAGCTTCGCTAA